The genomic interval AAATTTTACACAAAAACGGCAAGAgaaaaaatgtaacacatttgtaggtaaaaaaaataatgaatccatgtttctgtGCACTTTGAAAATCTAACTGCACAAAGGAGAATTTGTCACTCAATGGCAAATTCAAGACTCAAAAGGGACAAATAGATAATGTCAGTGAGGGGTTTATTCAAAGGTGCAGAGGGGTTTGATTCCAAAGTGAAACTCACATGAAGAACTGGGAGCCGTTGGTGTCCTTCCCACGGTTGGCCATTGACAGCAGGTAGGCTTTGTCGTGTTTGAGAAGGAAGTTCTCATCTGTGgggagcagagggagaaaaagcGCCGTCTCACAGTGTGTTCCTCTGGTAGATAACAGCGGAAATATTCAGGGGAGACCAGGACATTGTAAACCACCAAACCTCATCATTGCCTCACCAACCAGTCCTTCCAGAACGGGATGTGTTGTGCTGTTAAGGATCTAGTCTCTCTCTAAACCTATATAAAACGTATATCCTGAGCTTGTGCTAAAGAATATTACGCtggtttaattcattttaaaatgctataGGAGGTCACACTGATTGGAGTTGCTGGAGATAGATTATCCATCCTTTCTTTTCAACATCGCAAGGAGAATAAGCACTTTTTGATGCACATGCACTgatattatttacactttatACACAATGTGCTAACCTTGTTGCTCTTTCAATACTTGTATATGTTCACTTACTTTTTAATACAGTtaattgtagcctttgcagaccatttacatgcacaaaaacctatataaacgcactacaggaaaaggaaatccTCTGTaaaatatggcctctttaataaCGTGTGCTTATATTTTTAGGTAATATGTAGTTCTACTCTTTTTGTAAACCCAGCTGCTGTAAATGTCTCcgctgtgggacgaataaataATCTTATTTAATAGAATAGAATGAGAAAAATCCAATATTTGTCATCCAAGTATTCACTTTATCTACATATACCCACGTTGCAGGGTTAAATATCCTATTTCCACTGATATTTCCTCCTCTAGCAGAGAACCCTGCAGCCTAAATATCATGCGACTATAAATAGCACATGTGTAACATAGAGAGTAGCTTTAGCAGCCCTCCCCGGGGGGCCATGATGTCTAACATGGAGGCTGTCTGAGTGAAACCTCCTGCAGTaacatccctgcaccactgctTGGTTCTGACAGAGGaagctggtggtggtggtggtggtgggggggcagTGTGGACATGGTGTTACTGAGCCGTGCACATCTCTTACCTTCTCATTTTGCAAAAGACCactctataaataaaagaatatgtTGAAAATTTTAGGCAGGTAGAtcgtagagagagagagaacctACTCTCCATGCTGATAAAGCCCACTACTCAATAGAAGACAGCACGATACAAAGAACAAAGGAGGCAAAAGTAAGGAAGGAGACATCATaagcacacatgcagcattgtGATCATGCAGAATTAGGAACAATTATGAGACTGTGTATTAAATAAGATTCACATTACCTTCAAAGTAGCCCCCGTATATGGactcccctcctctcccatTTCCTGGaaagacacaataaaatatttaagataATTGCAGGACCTTCAAATGAAAGTGCTGTTTCATCAGAAGTGATTAATGGCTGTTAATAGGAACACATTCTGAAGCGTCTATTATCAGCATTATTGAAAGTCATCTGGTTCCTAAGAGAGCCCTTACTTCCTCTCCATCAAACAGAGTAACATCAGGAACAGCTGTGATGCTTCCCATtggatgaaatgtaaaaacacacacttctaatATGAAGCATCTTACCTTCGGTGAAGTCGCCTCCCTGGACCATAAAGTTCTTTACCACTCTGTGAAAGGTGGAGCCTTTGTAGCACAGCTTTTTCCCAGTGAGTTTACCAGTTCCCTTTTCACCTGCAATCACACAGATGTTAACTGAGCTCCCATCCATCACAAAGCAGTACAGAGCGGAGACTAAATGAGGTTCCTTTGCATGCGTCCTTTCATCTACTACATACTTTGGCAAACTCAATCGACGACAGctgaaaacatacattatattttttaattgagcTTTTAATCAGCGACATCCCCATTATTATCAATATGTTATGAGTTCatctgatttgtatttattattttgtcttacgTGGGTTATCCGTTGTGAGTTTTTATTATAATGCACTTTTTACCTCCTTGTATTCCTTGAAATACATGTTGCCACATTAATTAAAGAAGGGAATAAATGCAAATTTCTGGAAGGATTTCTATAAACTGGATGCCTTTGTTTGGCCCCCTGCTGTGACGCCTCATTAAGAAgtcttcctctggagggaaaacaGAATCCATCGTCCCAGAGCTATAACCCCCGGGATCTCCCCTTCCCTGGGGTGTAAAGAGACACGTATGCAGAGATTTCATTAGATGTGTTTaagggtgtatgtgtgtgtgtgtgtgtgtgtgtagtacagAGGGCTCGCTGTGTGAATGGGCAGGTTAGGTTGCTGATCTTCTAGAAATGTTGTTCGAAAGGGTTTGGTTTCTTATGAGCCGATCCCCTGCGAAAAGGACACATTAGAGACCTCTAAAAAGAGACAGTGTGTATTAccatgtggtgtgtgtgtgtgtgtgtgtgtgtgtgtgtgtgtgtgtgtgtgtgtccaggaaAAGGAACAGACTAACGAGCCATGTCTGCCCTTGTCAGCGTCGCATTCCCGCAGCCAGGTGGCGTGAAAAATGAGAGCGAGGACGGATCTGCAGCCGGTTTGCAGAGTTATGGCTATCTCTAGGCAGACCGCGACCACTACAGTACAGCGTGTGCTGCCCGGCATAGGGAGACACAGCGGCTTCCTGTGACTCCATCTGTCACTGCCACGCCACAGAGACAGATCCTTTCATCAACAAAGACCAACGAGGAGTGTGTCTACAGGAAGTTGTGGCTCCTACTTTcactttatttctctttttttttcctatatATTTGACAACTTCTTATGTTTTATGGTAAGGACAGGAATAACaaatatgtgaaatgtgaaGAGGAACAGACATTAAACTTGCCTGTAATTCCCAAATATCTCTGACTTAATCTGAGGAATTCAATGAGTACTACAATGCAATTGTCATTTGTACTTGTgagacatgcaaacacacacgtcACATGTTCTCTTACAGGTTTTTCTTGATTTagttttgttcttttaaaaacaaatactcagTCATGCAACGCCCGTAATGTCCTTTTTGTACTCACCAGTGCACAAAGACTGGAAGTTTTTGCTTGTCTTGGGACAAACATCCGAAAACAGTTGAAAGACAATGCGTCCAACTGCAAgacacacagaagaagagcaaaATATTAACGCACATCCTCATTCTTCTTAATGCGAGGCTTCATCATAAAAAGGTGCTGCTGTAAAATCTTTGAGCGATGGCAAGTTAATAGCCTTAGGAGACAATTAAAGAGTTGTAAGAAGCACAGTTTTGACTACACTGTACACTTTTAATTGGCCTCATAGTGAGAAGAGTCCTGCAGTGAAGCTCAGACTTTATATCAACTTTTCTATAGCCAGGAGCAAATGAAGAACTACCCTAACATCCTGATCGGAGGACAGTTTCATCCCTCAAATATCACCGTTTATTTTTACCTGAGGTCTTTAAATTTGCATCAGTTGCACAAAAGTTCCTGCTTGAAACGTACATGATAACAGCTTCTCACACATATGTTATTACCTcaaaaccacaacacacacacagataaaacatCCTTATGGAAAAGGAGTTTAGGCTGTTTACATATCATACTCTTTAAAAATCCTCTTACCTGGCTCCCGGTTGAGCTCCACATCAAAGTAACACTGAGGGCGGTCTTTCACCCCCATTGCAACCAACGTCTGGGTGACCTGAAAtgtagaggaaaacaaaaaaagctaagcAGGAAACAGAATAATAACTCCCTTCTCTAAAGAAGCAGTGAGCTGTACagaatatttaaagaaagtgtgccagcaaacacattcagagaggggtaagagaaaatgaaaggggaggagaaagaaagaggggaggggtgAGAGGGAAGTCTATGGGGAGATGTATTGGCTTTGCATATCAGAGGTAGAGCAAGGCGCTGCTCCGCTGTCTTCTTGggcaaaaatgtgtgtgacaaaaAAGCTGATATTAGATTTTTTTGAATTCAGAAAATCATAACACCATCCCAAATATCTTTCCAAACCTCTCCCTCTACTCGTTACATGTCCCCTCCTAAGCTTGTTATATCTTCACACTTATATGTGGTGTGTCAGCAGcgtacacacacatctgagcAGGACTTGTATTGCAGGCAAAACAGCAGAGCGTCCAATAAGCTGTCAGCACGTTTGGATTTATTAAAGGTTTAATCTCCTCACAATTTAAACTACACAGGGTGCATATTGTTCAGGAAATGCTGTGTCCCACTGCTGACATGTAATACTTATaagatatatgtgtgtgtgtgtgtgtgtgtgtgtgtgtgtgtgtgtgtgtgtgtgtgtgtgtgtgtgtgtgtgtgtgtgtgtgggaaagagaTATGTATTATCTGAGGCAAATGAATGATGATCACTAGTGTTTGCTGTATGTAAATTCACAGCTAACAGTGCAGCTGAGTTTTACTGCGTTCACATTGCAGACTAATAAAAAGTAGATACATGATTTAAAAGCAATCAAGATGTAATCCATCACGAATGGGGTCAATCAAAAACAATGAACAGCTGATCAACACACAGTTGACAATAGGCTGTTAACCCACTGTTGTCAACATGACCTACTTGTATAACAGCTAACAGTCAATACTGCATCAATCGTGCAATAACCCCAGGTTTAATCCCAGtgacagaaaacaaagatttaaCTGTTAagcaatgtaaacaaaaacGTTGACGCTTCCAAAATGGTTGTGCTAACAGCTAGCACCTAGCACACCTTACCTCCAATATCTCACAGCTCGCactattacattttacataatgTTAAACAATAACCACTGGATCTGAATGTCCAAAATACCAAGTGTTACTCACCTCTGCACAGTAGCTAGCCAAGGAATCAGCTAGTCACTGACGGTGCTAAGTTCGCTTTTAAGTGAACGGGTTGCTGCGCTGCATGATAACTACGACTGGTGTTGAGTTGTTTGTCCCTCCGCTGCTTCCGTAgtagatttgtttattttgcagctattttttcttccaaaagCATATAAACGTCCTATATTGTGTATAAAATAAACGTCACatcatcaataataataataaaacacatagaTACATAAAAAAACCGACTGGCTTTGAGTTTGTTGTCCCTCCCTTGTTACCGTAGTGCATTTGTTGTGGTTTTGTTGTATCCGGAAGAAGATGTAAAGCTAGCTCGTTGGctaatttaaatataacttCTTCCGCATATGTTATTACCCATGTTGTATGTATGAATCGCTGTTTAGAAAGTATACGATTATAACTTGTATGTGAAGCCTTTTGCTAGCTACCTGCTGGTTCCTTTATATGATGCTATAGCAAGCTAGCCTCCAGGAGCTAATAGCAACAAAGTGCAGCATGAAACCCACGATACTGAGGTAAGACGCTCCTACAGAATATAATATACCATACACTGAAATGTTAGTCATTCCGAAGCAGAGCAATGTTTAGCTCTATTGCACAATTGTCAAACATGCGTAGTTGCACAGTAATAAACACCCAGTGGTCAGTCCATGTGTGCACCTGCTAAAGGTAGTGTCTAATATGCAAAGAAAAGGACAACAAGATAATTAAAGTACTCTTTCATGTTTATCTATTGCTATATAACAGTAGGAGTTgatacacatttatttccccCTCACTGTGCCTAATAAACAGGCATCTGGGtgcattttaattgaatataGAGCTGACTTTTTGGGACTAAAGATGAGCCTTTTAGACTATTTTCGGATAGATTATAGACCTTAATGAATTGGTTTGTCAAGAAGATGAATGTGCAGCCCTTACATGGCACTACTGATGATATCATCTTTACCCCATGCAGGCAGTGTGTTCTCCATGGACCTAGTGGATCATGTCTCTGATCCTGTTTGCCTTTGTGGTTCGGGTCAGGGATGGACTCCCCCTGTCGGCCTCCACAGACTTTGAACACAACCGAGAGCTCcaggagaggaagcagcagcTCCGGACCATCAGCAAGACCCTGGCCCGATTCCCTGACAGAGGGACCGTCAAGGGCCAGGAGCTCAACATATTGTAAGACTTCAGGAAACAAAGCGGCAGCAGAGTGTCTGTagaggcaaaaacacacaactgatTTTGTGATGCTAAAAACGGACAGAATGTTTGATCACAGGGGCTTCAGTGCCACGCGGTGTCAGGCTGTTTGTTTACTAAACACCTTTTCTGCTCTCACCTGTTCAGCTTCATCTCTTCAGAGGGTGTATCCTACATGACCGTGTGCCACTGCAGCCTCCCTGTGGCTAAGGCCTTCTGCTTCCTGGAAGACCTGCGGTGGGAGTTCACAACATGCTTCAATAGCACTGCTGTTTCCCTGGCAGACAGGCCTTATCCATTTTTGGAATTTGGTGAGGAGATGAGTAATGTTGTCATCTGTTGATCATTTGGGCGGATCAAAGGGTTTGTCAAACAAAGCTCCTGTCTTGTGATGTTTTGAACTAATGAGTAAAATTCTTATACGTTACAGACAGCACCATTCAGAAGCTGAAGCAGCAGTACAACCGGAGCGGGGGGCCGGCCCTGGAGGTGACGTTGGCAGAGGTCCAGGGGGATCTGATCATCCAGCCACCACAAGAAATTAACCTGGAGGAAGTTGATCTCACCAACGGCACTGCTAATGGACACATGGAGCAGGGCCCCGGATCAGGTATATACAACATAGCATTTATTACTCcatgttgttttataattttCACAGTATTTATGGTCACTTTCCTTTGTTCAACAGGTCAGAGTGTTCGACTGGAACCAGTGACGGCGCCAGGCATCCTCTCTCTGGTCCTAAATATTGTGTGTGCATCGTTGAACATAATCCGTGGTGTTCACCTCATAGAGTACACATTTCAGGTATTGCAAAAACTGCAGTCTAGCATGTTGATGCTTCATAAATGAGAGTATATTTCGtgttaaaataatgcattttcaaaGTATTGTTTAAGAGAAACAATGCTGCACTGTGCCTTTCTCTCACTTACTAACAAACCCATGTTTAGCTGGGGATAAAACTAGTCCTGTATAAGCTAACATTAATTATAGATGTGTTGGCAGTACTGACCGCTGTGTATTAGCGTTTTGCTGTGAAAGCAGAAGTTTGATAATAATGAGGTCTGCATAAAACTGCAAACTTGTCACTCTTGTGTGAATAAGCCGTTATCTGAAGTGACTGGTTCACTTAAAACGATGTCAAATCATCAGTTTGTGTATCTTTATTCCCTCTCCACACACAGGATGATTATGAAGGGATCTGGAACGTTGTGGCGTTCCTGCTGGCGtttgtctgctgtgtgtgtcaggtaaACATAGTTCATGgtcacttttaaaaacacatactgCTACTTGGTTTTTTACCATGTAGACTCTCTCTGACCTCATGATCATGACCTCTCTGTGTCCGCAGTGCCACCTCTACCTGTTCCACTCATCTCTGAAGAAGCCCAAGTCCTTCGCCCTGCTGAGTGTCATCGTTCTATGCAACCTCTTCCTGCTCGGCCCGAGGAACCCGTGGCAGCTGCTCTTCCACATCTCAGTCGCCTGCATCTCcaccctcctcatcctcagccGCAAACTCATGGACAGAACCAATGACTGTGGAGTCTGAGGATGAGAGGACCTTTTACTACGTTGCAGCTCGCACAGCTTGAGGTATGAAGATGGGGTTTTA from Eleginops maclovinus isolate JMC-PN-2008 ecotype Puerto Natales chromosome 21, JC_Emac_rtc_rv5, whole genome shotgun sequence carries:
- the sec22c gene encoding vesicle-trafficking protein SEC22c produces the protein MSLILFAFVVRVRDGLPLSASTDFEHNRELQERKQQLRTISKTLARFPDRGTVKGQELNIFFISSEGVSYMTVCHCSLPVAKAFCFLEDLRWEFTTCFNSTAVSLADRPYPFLEFDSTIQKLKQQYNRSGGPALEVTLAEVQGDLIIQPPQEINLEEVDLTNGTANGHMEQGPGSGQSVRLEPVTAPGILSLVLNIVCASLNIIRGVHLIEYTFQDDYEGIWNVVAFLLAFVCCVCQCHLYLFHSSLKKPKSFALLSVIVLCNLFLLGPRNPWQLLFHISVACISTLLILSRKLMDRTNDCGV